One region of Carya illinoinensis cultivar Pawnee chromosome 8, C.illinoinensisPawnee_v1, whole genome shotgun sequence genomic DNA includes:
- the LOC122274762 gene encoding GDSL esterase/lipase EXL3-like, which yields MELPGQDWEVSQLTQVECKQAKKTRHFLFVKMSSSSCSVLFTLIIFSVLFCNSKAAIQLPPNETIPAVIAFGDSIVDPGNNNYLTTIAKCNFPPYGQDFKGKVPTGRFGNGKVPSDLIAEELGIKELVPAYLDPHLRPQDLITGVCFASGASGYDPLTAKLASVLSMSDQLEMFKEYKAKLEGIVGEERTNFILSKSLYLVVAGSDDIANTYFLSHAREVEYDVSSYTDLMLDKATTFFKEIYEQGARRIGVLSAPPIGCVPSQRTLAGGILRQCSEKYNQAAKLFNMKLSASLDSLNRNLPNSKMIYLDVYSPLLDLIEKPQKYGFEFANKGCCGTGNIEVSILCNPASPTCSDASKYIFWDSYHPTEAAYRTLISIILQKYFSSFF from the exons ATGGAACTCCCAGGCCAAGACTGGGAAGTGAGTCAACTAACACAAGTTGAGTGCAAGCAAGCAAAGAAGACACGGCACTTTCTCTTCGTTAaaatgtcttcttcttcttgttctgtATTGTTTACTCTGATaattttttctgttcttttctgCAATTCCAAGGCTGCCATACAGCTGCCACCGAATGAAACCATTCCAGCAGTTATAGCGTTTGGTGATTCAATCGTGGATCCGGGCAACAACAATTACCTGACAACTATTGCTAAGTGCAATTTCCCTCCCTATGGGCAAGATTTTAAAGGGAAAGTTCCAACAGGCAGATTCGGCAATGGAAAGGTTCCCTCAGACTTGATAG CGGAGGAATTGGGAATAAAAGAGCTTGTGCCAGCATACTTGGATCCACATCTTCGACCTCAAGACTTGATCACAGGAGTATGTTTCGCTTCAGGTGCCTCAGGATATGATCCCTTGACAGCCAAACTAGCG TCAGTACTATCAATGTCCGATCAATTAGAAATGTTCAAAGAATACAAAGCGAAGCTTGAAGGAATTGTTGGCGAAGAGAGGACAAACTTCATCTTGTCAAAAAGTCTATATCTGGTGGTAGCTGGAAGCGATGACATTGCCAATACATATTTCCTCTCTCATGCACGGGAAGTGGAGTACGATGTCTCTTCCTACACGGACCTTATGCTCGACAAGGCTACCACATTCTTTAAG GAAATATATGAGCAAGGGGCACGAAGGATTGGAGTACTGAGTGCACCGCCGATTGGATGTGTGCCGTCACAAAGAACTCTGGCCGGAGGAATACTGAGACAGTGTTCGGAAAAGTACAACCAAGCAGCAAAACTGTTCAACATGAAACTGTCAGCAAGTCTGGATTCACTTAACAGAAACCTACCCAACAGCAAGATGATCTATCTTGATGTTTACAGCCCTCTACTCGATCTCATTGAAAAACCTCAAAAATATG GTTTTGAGTTTGCGAATAAAGGATGCTGTGGTACAGGGAATATAGAAGTATCTATACTATGTAACCCAGCGTCTCCCACCTGTTCAGAtgcatctaaatatattttttgggatAGTTATCATCCCACGGAAGCAGCATATAGAACCCTTATTTCTATAATCCTCCAAAAGTACTTCAGTAGCTTCTTCTGA